Proteins found in one Siniperca chuatsi isolate FFG_IHB_CAS linkage group LG22, ASM2008510v1, whole genome shotgun sequence genomic segment:
- the ovol1a gene encoding putative transcription factor Ovo-like 1a, producing MPRAFLVKKANVSPGKRNWSELPDHERGDVYIPVSIFPPSLLMMEAEASPAETTPLCLTKQSLSDTQTHAELPSSTMLGRPQSPAASPEERSEVRRRSQGGPTYFRSKIKVTTGELLTVSSTPPHSPPPFPTLPSLTPNATEMPVALTTTPAPQEAVSMVTRSTGQSQSSSTGMTGMFVCQVCQKTFHHQRMLNRHVKCHNETKRHLCSFCGKGFNDTFDLKRHVRTHTGVRPYKCTLCDKAFTQRCSLESHMKKIHSVTQKYAYKERRNKLYVCEECGHTSGTQDELLIHLHSLHPNSHLLKGKAARRAGGEGREGGSVGGSTPSSPQGADSDDTTGSGEQ from the exons tCTCCAtcttccctccatccctcctgaTGATGGAAGCTGAAGCCAGCCCTGCCGAGACGACACCACTCTGCCTCACCAAACAATCTCTCTCTGACACGCAAACACACGCCGAGCTGCCATCCAGCACGATGCTGGGCCGACCACAGAGCCCGGCGGCTTCACCGgaggagaggtcagaggtcagaagGAGGTCGCAGGGTGGCCCTACATACTTCCGATCCAAAatcaag GTAACTACAGGCGAGTTACTGACCGTTTCTTCTActcctcctcactctcctcctccctttcccACCCTGCCATCCTTAACTCCAAATGCCACTGAGATGCCAGTTGCCTTGACGACAACCCCTGCCCCCCAGGAAGCGGTCTCCATGGTGACCAGATCAACAGGTCAAAGTCAGAGTTCATCGACTGGGATGACAGGGATGTTTGTGTGCCAG GTTTGCCAGAAGACCTTCCACCACCAGCGTATGTTAAACAGACATGTCAAGTGTCACAATGAGACCAAGAGACACCTGTGCAGCTTCTGCGGCAAAGGCTTCAACGACACCTTTGACCTCAAGAGACACGTACGCACACATACAG gaGTCCGTCCTTACAAGTGCACCCTCTGCGACAAGGCCTTCACCCAGCGCTGCTCCTTAGAGTCCCACATGAAGAAGATCCACAGTGTCACCCAGAAGTACGCCTACAAGGAGCGACGCAACAAGCTGTACGTCTGCGAGGAGTGCGGCCACACCTCGGGAACTCAGGATGAGCTGCTGATCCACCTCCACTCGCTTCACCCCAACAGTCACCTGTTGAAGGGGAAGGCTgcgaggagagcaggaggagaaggaagagaaggagggtcAGTCGGAGGATCAACGCCAAGCTCTCCTCAAGGAGCTGATAGTGATGATACCACTGGATCAGGAGAGCAGTAG